A single window of Helicobacter pylori DNA harbors:
- a CDS encoding DEAD/DEAH box helicase family protein: MFASLNVLKELQKHYETNPKDPLKGIIWHTQGSGKTALTYHLTKLIRDFFSPLNKKTKFYFIVDRLDLLEQAKNEFLKRGLCVHEAENKEDLSQKLKNSRVFEGPQGNDEIIVVNIQKFKAPNEEKAPNEDPSSAPKEIISKTELQEAAKDSHDLQRVFIIDEAHRSYDPKGCFYANLIECDKTAIKIALTGTPLLEDNAQDKATKNTFGNYLHTYSYAESIKDRHTLKLQLESIEKSYKEKLQKIYRLLQESITIEDIEVKKEFIFNHERYIKEMLFYIIRDLLKFRRVNNDENLKAMVVCFSSAQAKLANLLFNEVQEKVLQENPNLRILNKLQSSLILHDEQEVKEKIHSFKHGDTDIVFVFNMLLTGFDLPNLKRLYIHRELKDHNLLQALARVNRSYNNMSLGYLIDFVGIQENFDKTTDDYLKELNQFNQSDSNIKDNLKDMFADRETLEKDIKNAYDDLFNYPIDDIEAMTSAIVGISEMNELLKVSHAINTLKINYNLIRTSSDEKILSLKEKMDIEKISKISSMLGKKAKQLHALKNINEPKNPNDLIVLEDLIALLDFKIEFKESKELRFKEKEEISAKYKQAKEMLEKIPDKQDKEVQKISKELSKLIQEPLTNHNFDGISHSYSVIISQLKQHKEQTTNLLNKYNNDRAYAITHKRLHKRLMEQNISNQTGIFTLLSALKSAIDARIFKRQEILNEEYYLKTAIKAELRNAFKEDPSLKDLEKEKEFIAQTLFNELTQNHHQGNLHA, encoded by the coding sequence ATGTTTGCGAGCTTGAACGTTTTAAAAGAATTGCAAAAGCATTATGAAACGAACCCCAAAGATCCCCTAAAAGGCATCATTTGGCACACGCAAGGCAGCGGTAAAACCGCCTTAACCTACCATTTAACCAAACTCATCAGAGACTTTTTTAGCCCGCTAAACAAAAAGACTAAATTTTATTTTATTGTGGACAGGTTGGATTTATTAGAGCAAGCCAAAAACGAGTTTTTAAAAAGAGGCCTTTGTGTGCATGAGGCAGAAAATAAAGAGGATCTGAGCCAAAAATTAAAAAACTCTAGAGTGTTTGAAGGCCCTCAAGGGAATGATGAAATCATCGTTGTGAATATCCAAAAATTCAAAGCCCCCAATGAAGAAAAAGCCCCTAATGAAGACCCTTCTAGCGCTCCTAAAGAAATTATTTCTAAAACAGAATTACAAGAAGCGGCAAAAGATAGCCACGATTTACAAAGGGTGTTTATCATAGATGAAGCCCACAGGAGCTATGACCCTAAAGGCTGTTTTTACGCTAATTTGATAGAATGCGACAAGACAGCGATTAAAATCGCTCTCACAGGCACGCCCCTATTAGAAGACAACGCGCAAGATAAAGCCACTAAAAACACTTTTGGCAACTACTTGCACACTTATTCTTATGCAGAATCCATTAAAGACAGACACACCCTAAAACTCCAGTTAGAAAGCATTGAAAAGAGCTACAAAGAAAAACTACAAAAAATCTATCGCCTTTTACAAGAAAGCATCACTATTGAAGACATAGAGGTTAAAAAAGAATTTATTTTTAATCATGAAAGATACATTAAAGAAATGCTCTTTTATATCATCAGAGATTTATTGAAATTTAGGCGTGTAAATAATGATGAAAATTTAAAGGCTATGGTGGTTTGTTTTTCAAGCGCTCAAGCCAAATTAGCTAATTTGCTTTTTAATGAAGTCCAAGAAAAAGTCTTACAAGAAAACCCCAACCTAAGGATTTTAAACAAACTCCAATCCAGTCTCATTTTGCATGACGAACAAGAAGTCAAAGAAAAGATTCATTCTTTCAAACATGGAGATACGGATATAGTCTTTGTGTTTAACATGCTTTTAACCGGCTTTGATTTACCCAATCTCAAACGCCTTTATATCCACAGAGAGTTAAAAGATCACAATTTACTCCAAGCCCTGGCCAGAGTGAATCGCTCCTATAACAACATGTCTTTGGGCTACCTTATAGATTTTGTAGGGATTCAAGAAAATTTTGACAAAACGACTGATGATTATTTGAAAGAATTAAACCAATTCAATCAAAGCGATTCTAATATCAAAGACAATCTCAAAGACATGTTTGCGGATCGTGAGACTTTAGAAAAAGACATTAAAAACGCCTATGATGATCTTTTTAATTACCCCATTGATGATATAGAGGCCATGACTAGCGCCATTGTTGGTATCAGCGAAATGAACGAGCTTTTAAAAGTTTCACATGCCATTAACACGCTCAAAATAAACTACAATTTAATCCGCACTTCTAGCGATGAAAAAATCCTTTCACTAAAAGAAAAAATGGATATTGAAAAGATCAGCAAAATCTCTTCAATGCTTGGCAAAAAAGCCAAACAACTCCATGCGTTAAAAAATATCAATGAGCCTAAAAACCCAAACGATTTAATCGTTTTAGAAGATCTCATCGCTCTTTTAGACTTTAAAATAGAATTTAAAGAAAGCAAAGAATTGCGCTTTAAAGAAAAAGAAGAAATTAGCGCTAAATACAAGCAAGCTAAAGAGATGTTAGAAAAAATCCCGGACAAACAAGACAAAGAAGTTCAAAAGATTTCTAAAGAGCTTTCAAAACTGATCCAAGAACCCCTAACCAATCATAATTTTGATGGAATTTCTCATTCTTATAGCGTGATCATTTCACAACTAAAACAACATAAGGAGCAAACCACCAACCTATTAAACAAATACAATAATGATCGAGCTTATGCAATCACGCACAAACGCCTTCATAAGCGCCTCATGGAACAAAATATTTCTAATCAAACGGGAATTTTCACGCTTTTAAGTGCGCTAAAAAGCGCTATTGATGCGCGTATTTTTAAGCGTCAAGAAATCTTAAACGAAGAGTATTACCTAAAAACTGCCATAAAAGCAGAATTAAGGAACGCTTTCAAAGAAGACCCCTCCTTAAAAGATTTAGAAAAAGAAAAAGAATTTATCGCTCAAACCCTTTTTAACGAGCTCACGCAAAACCACCATCAAGGAAATTTACATGCCTAA
- a CDS encoding motility associated factor glycosyltransferase family protein: MPFLKALESFDAPFLEKEISKRFRDNLVFFKSYHPNLFNALNTPFKNYQLLFEKNHLNLLHTPTNALSYPKNQMIETAFNMASNPLNNPRWSLDNNRLSLHYLKTQNNHQLPLTLKATHAILNFLNNHQTPCSLKKFLPPTMVYGVLDGLFLAILQAQNYRFHSLYLVEENLDLFKISCYFARYEDLITKGAKLFIQGFFNPNELKMDFLKRPVTHSFLKLEIMPYKSAFNSCMRENIQSYYKQALRGWGSFEDELLGLKNTLKNLPLYQTLKTKPKKINAPICVVGNGPSLDLLLDFLKENEDHFIIFSCGTALKPLKMHGVKVDFQIEVERIDYLKEVLENAPLEDTPLMGANMLNPNAFNLAKEALMFMRGGSACAYISPLSIEYAAPFVGNAGVALAGLMSDEIYLCALDCAYIKGFKKHAQNSYYENEKEIDTSSLISVEGNFKGYETFSDSLFLLSKERIEEALHYYQPKKVYNLSYGAKIKHAVSLNRSQVKLKPINKQDATARIKSMFNPPNNHADDLKNLQKNLMSFKEDFLKYLNTPCKTKQEIFEWVDSLSGFCQTASAKTPTIGILFEGSIAHILQSVLIVSLHLKENELTHFINYSQNALKQFLKEACLLLQRQLKQP, translated from the coding sequence ATGCCCTTTTTAAAAGCCCTAGAATCTTTTGATGCACCCTTTTTAGAAAAAGAAATTTCAAAGCGTTTTAGGGATAATTTAGTTTTTTTCAAATCCTATCACCCCAATCTGTTTAACGCTCTCAATACGCCTTTTAAAAATTACCAATTGCTTTTTGAAAAAAATCATCTTAATCTCTTACACACGCCAACAAACGCTTTAAGCTACCCTAAAAATCAAATGATAGAAACCGCTTTCAACATGGCTTCTAACCCCTTGAATAATCCCAGATGGTCATTAGACAATAACCGCCTCTCTTTACATTATTTAAAAACTCAAAACAACCACCAACTCCCCCTAACCCTTAAGGCCACGCATGCGATCTTAAATTTTTTAAATAACCATCAAACGCCTTGCTCTTTAAAGAAATTCTTACCCCCTACCATGGTTTATGGCGTTTTAGATGGCTTGTTTTTGGCTATTTTACAGGCTCAAAATTACCGCTTCCATTCGCTTTATTTGGTTGAAGAAAATTTAGATTTGTTTAAAATCAGCTGTTATTTTGCACGTTATGAAGATTTGATTACAAAAGGGGCTAAACTCTTTATTCAAGGGTTTTTTAACCCCAATGAATTAAAAATGGATTTTTTGAAACGCCCTGTTACGCATTCTTTTTTAAAGCTAGAAATCATGCCCTATAAAAGCGCTTTTAATTCGTGCATGCGAGAAAACATTCAAAGCTATTACAAACAAGCTTTAAGGGGTTGGGGGAGTTTTGAAGACGAATTGCTAGGACTAAAGAACACGCTCAAAAACTTACCCTTATACCAAACCCTAAAAACCAAACCTAAAAAAATTAACGCCCCTATTTGCGTGGTGGGTAATGGGCCAAGCCTGGATTTATTGCTAGATTTTTTAAAAGAAAATGAAGATCATTTTATTATTTTTTCATGCGGAACCGCTTTAAAGCCCTTAAAAATGCATGGCGTTAAAGTGGATTTTCAAATAGAAGTGGAGCGCATAGACTATCTTAAGGAAGTTTTAGAAAACGCCCCCCTAGAAGACACCCCCTTAATGGGGGCTAACATGCTCAATCCTAACGCTTTTAATTTAGCCAAAGAAGCGTTGATGTTTATGCGTGGGGGGAGCGCTTGTGCATATATAAGCCCTTTAAGTATAGAATATGCAGCGCCTTTTGTGGGCAATGCCGGGGTGGCTTTAGCGGGTTTGATGAGCGATGAAATCTATTTGTGCGCTTTAGATTGCGCTTATATCAAAGGGTTTAAAAAGCACGCTCAAAATTCCTATTATGAAAACGAAAAAGAAATTGACACTTCATCTTTAATCAGCGTAGAGGGCAATTTTAAAGGTTATGAAACTTTTAGCGATTCGCTTTTTTTACTTTCTAAAGAAAGGATTGAAGAAGCCCTTCATTATTACCAGCCTAAAAAAGTCTATAATTTAAGCTATGGGGCTAAAATCAAGCATGCTGTTAGCCTCAATCGCTCTCAAGTGAAATTGAAACCAATCAACAAACAAGACGCTACCGCTCGCATTAAAAGCATGTTTAATCCCCCCAATAACCATGCTGATGATTTAAAAAATCTACAAAAAAATCTGATGAGTTTTAAAGAGGATTTTTTAAAATATTTAAACACGCCTTGTAAAACCAAGCAAGAAATATTTGAATGGGTGGATAGCTTGAGTGGGTTTTGTCAAACAGCCAGCGCTAAAACCCCCACTATCGGCATTTTATTTGAAGGGAGTATCGCTCATATCTTACAAAGCGTCTTAATCGTTTCATTGCATCTTAAAGAAAATGAGCTGACGCATTTTATCAATTATTCTCAAAACGCCTTAAAGCAATTCCTTAAAGAAGCTTGTTTGTTATTGCAAAGGCAGCTCAAACAACCATGA
- a CDS encoding TerB family tellurite resistance protein gives MEIILLIIAAVVLFYFYNTLKEYLKNPLNPKTKTEEYDLKNDPYLLAQSSPLDKFKQTQTGAYMRLLKFLDIQKNALDNALRTLFIHELEQPLSSEQQNLAKELLNEPVDQKENFESLCQEIADHTHGEYTKRLKLVEFLMLLAYADGILDSKEKELFLDVGAFLQIDNQDFNELYDNFERFNAIEIPMSLEEAKSLFEIQTNITKQDLEEKALNLSAPYYHKMNDNKRYSEQDFISLKKIAIASQILENDLKDS, from the coding sequence ATGGAAATCATTTTATTAATTATTGCGGCGGTTGTGTTGTTTTATTTTTACAACACCCTCAAAGAATATTTGAAAAACCCCCTAAACCCTAAAACCAAAACCGAAGAATACGACTTGAAAAATGACCCCTATTTGTTAGCGCAATCTAGCCCCCTAGACAAATTCAAGCAAACCCAAACAGGCGCTTATATGCGTCTTTTAAAGTTTTTAGACATTCAAAAAAACGCTTTGGATAACGCCTTAAGAACGCTTTTTATCCATGAATTAGAGCAGCCCTTAAGCAGCGAACAGCAAAATTTAGCCAAAGAGCTTCTCAATGAGCCTGTGGATCAAAAAGAAAATTTTGAATCCTTATGCCAAGAAATCGCTGATCACACGCATGGGGAATACACCAAACGCCTGAAATTAGTGGAATTTCTTATGTTGTTGGCCTATGCTGATGGGATACTAGACAGCAAGGAAAAAGAATTGTTTTTAGACGTGGGGGCGTTTTTACAGATAGACAATCAGGATTTTAACGAGCTTTATGACAATTTTGAACGCTTCAATGCAATAGAAATCCCTATGTCTTTAGAAGAAGCAAAAAGTCTTTTTGAAATCCAAACTAATATAACCAAGCAAGATTTAGAGGAAAAAGCCCTAAATTTAAGCGCCCCTTACTACCATAAGATGAATGACAACAAACGCTACAGCGAACAAGATTTTATCTCGTTGAAAAAGATCGCCATCGCTTCCCAAATCTTAGAAAATGATTTAAAAGACTCCTAA
- a CDS encoding DUF5644 domain-containing protein has product MSVLKLHVKVFRFETNKDYNPAYESYFLEYQEDQYLLDLLKQLKGVSYSENIALKINQIAVFEDAKVSDLVAFFSKEWVLDPLSKRYALKDLMIDEKAVLKNYEDFFKQVPYITKGEKEELEKFIQINFINPQTNPKYLGDGFFLYVKWLMKRYPTERNRLLEMISQPESGVMNFLSVAHYLYKNDDNIDHEIYELQEMLTNSKIKPWKDFSKNLLSLFQYNSNPPKTPNPPKTCALFNAYAKHLDAQVLLKSAKLYLEKMGQKIIDLPFCYDGGYYGKIISTHDFLTASAYNLALAKANGVSLIFCEEDAYLNILHAKEVLDNNPEITNSVNEKLKKYQLVYEKGVEVVYLNEWVNEFLAWELKSPFDAFLGAEFSRIKPSDHFFNKIHLKAPHFLESFQNYAPLLEVNEASGLLQCAHLRYLGIDLGADFLIAHSLGLFHAFENLSLKASKVYKRDNDNTPTLFLPQIALMAMGEKDKKALGLDTHYHKVTFI; this is encoded by the coding sequence ATGAGCGTTTTGAAATTGCATGTAAAAGTCTTTCGTTTTGAAACCAACAAGGACTATAACCCTGCTTATGAGTCTTATTTTTTAGAATACCAAGAAGATCAATACCTTTTGGATCTTTTAAAACAACTCAAAGGCGTGAGCTATAGTGAAAATATCGCGCTTAAAATCAACCAAATTGCGGTGTTTGAAGACGCTAAAGTGAGCGATTTGGTGGCGTTTTTTTCTAAAGAATGGGTGCTAGATCCCCTATCCAAACGGTACGCTTTAAAAGACTTGATGATTGATGAAAAGGCGGTTTTAAAAAACTATGAAGATTTTTTCAAACAAGTCCCCTACATCACTAAAGGCGAAAAAGAAGAATTAGAAAAGTTTATCCAAATCAATTTTATCAACCCCCAAACCAACCCTAAATATCTGGGCGATGGCTTTTTCTTGTATGTTAAATGGCTGATGAAACGCTACCCCACAGAGCGCAACCGGTTATTAGAGATGATCTCTCAGCCTGAAAGCGGCGTGATGAATTTTTTAAGCGTGGCGCATTACCTCTATAAAAACGATGACAACATTGATCATGAAATCTATGAATTGCAAGAAATGCTCACCAATTCCAAAATCAAGCCATGGAAAGATTTTTCTAAAAACCTTTTAAGCCTTTTTCAATACAACTCTAACCCCCCTAAAACGCCTAACCCCCCTAAAACTTGCGCGCTCTTTAACGCTTATGCGAAACATTTAGACGCGCAAGTGCTCCTAAAAAGTGCTAAGCTCTATTTAGAAAAAATGGGGCAAAAAATCATTGATCTGCCTTTTTGTTATGATGGGGGCTATTATGGGAAGATTATCAGCACGCATGATTTCCTTACCGCTTCTGCGTATAATCTGGCTCTAGCCAAAGCCAATGGCGTTTCGCTCATTTTTTGCGAAGAAGATGCGTATTTGAATATTTTGCATGCTAAAGAAGTTTTAGACAACAACCCTGAAATCACCAACTCCGTCAATGAAAAATTAAAAAAATACCAGCTTGTTTATGAAAAAGGCGTTGAGGTCGTCTATCTTAATGAGTGGGTTAATGAATTTTTGGCATGGGAATTGAAAAGCCCTTTTGACGCGTTTTTAGGGGCTGAATTTTCTCGCATCAAACCAAGCGATCATTTTTTCAATAAAATCCATTTAAAAGCCCCCCATTTTTTAGAGTCTTTTCAAAATTACGCCCCCCTTTTGGAAGTCAATGAAGCAAGCGGATTACTCCAGTGCGCGCATTTACGCTATTTGGGGATTGATTTGGGGGCGGATTTTTTAATCGCACATTCTTTGGGGCTTTTTCACGCTTTTGAAAATTTAAGCTTAAAAGCTTCAAAAGTTTATAAAAGAGATAATGACAACACCCCCACTTTATTTTTACCTCAAATCGCGCTAATGGCTATGGGGGAAAAAGACAAAAAAGCTCTAGGGCTTGATACGCATTATCATAAGGTTACTTTCATTTAA
- a CDS encoding M3 family oligoendopeptidase — protein MKEQEWDLSALFENKESAEEFLKTLQTEAQEFESAYQNNLKDLDATGFANALKHYENLLEKISRAMTYAQLLFAKNTKEAKFYSQCEMACANIQQHLLFFEIEFKNLDAKKQLAFIKKCKDHAFYLNNLIEKKKHTLNLDEEKIALALSPVGVGAFSRLFDEHFSSLKIPFEEQNLSEEEILALLHNPKRKIRKKSQKAFSKALEKSRPLLTYILNMVRKDLLIETKLRKYDKKESFRHIDNQISQESVDSMIEIVNANFSLVHRYYHQKAQILGHKLKDYDRYAPLNDESITMTYSQALEEVLKTLKAFSPEFHKIASKAIKEGWVDSHPKDFKQGGAFSHGAVPSAHPYVLLNYTGNRRDAFTIAHEFGHMIHQELSKKQGVLNMDTPLTTAETASVFSEMLFFEHLKKGLKSDELLFMLAGKLEDIFSTLFRQVVMTNFERRIHEIDEELDTKDFDQIWFEENQRMFEKSVKLTKNYHLWWSYIPHFIHSPFYCYAYSYGQLLTLALYGLYKKSDAKEFVKTYTEFLSLGGSKSPKELVSMFGFDIDSKEFWEIGMQEVRHLLEEFERLLACKEN, from the coding sequence ATGAAAGAGCAAGAATGGGATTTAAGCGCTTTATTTGAAAATAAAGAAAGCGCAGAAGAATTTTTAAAAACCTTACAAACAGAAGCACAAGAATTTGAGAGTGCTTATCAAAATAACCTTAAGGATTTAGACGCCACAGGATTTGCCAACGCTCTTAAACATTACGAAAATTTGTTAGAAAAAATTTCTAGAGCGATGACTTACGCTCAATTACTCTTTGCTAAGAACACCAAAGAAGCGAAGTTTTATTCGCAATGCGAAATGGCTTGTGCAAATATCCAACAACACCTTTTATTCTTTGAAATTGAATTTAAGAATTTGGACGCCAAAAAACAGCTCGCTTTCATTAAAAAATGCAAAGATCATGCTTTTTATCTAAACAACCTCATAGAAAAGAAAAAGCACACCTTGAATTTAGATGAAGAAAAGATCGCCCTAGCCCTTTCGCCTGTGGGAGTGGGTGCGTTTAGCCGTCTTTTTGATGAGCATTTTTCTTCTTTGAAAATCCCTTTTGAAGAGCAAAATTTAAGCGAAGAAGAAATTTTAGCCCTCTTGCACAACCCCAAACGCAAGATCCGCAAAAAATCCCAAAAAGCTTTCAGCAAAGCGTTAGAAAAATCCCGCCCTTTGCTCACTTACATTTTAAACATGGTGCGTAAAGATTTGCTCATTGAAACCAAACTGAGAAAATACGATAAAAAAGAGAGTTTCCGCCACATTGACAACCAGATCTCCCAAGAGAGCGTGGATAGCATGATAGAGATTGTGAACGCTAACTTTTCTTTAGTGCATCGTTATTATCATCAAAAAGCGCAAATTTTAGGGCATAAACTCAAAGATTACGATCGCTACGCTCCTTTAAACGATGAGAGTATCACCATGACTTACTCTCAAGCTTTAGAAGAAGTGCTTAAAACCCTTAAAGCCTTTAGCCCTGAATTTCATAAAATCGCTTCTAAAGCGATCAAAGAGGGTTGGGTGGATTCACACCCCAAAGACTTTAAGCAAGGCGGGGCTTTTAGCCATGGCGCGGTGCCTAGCGCTCACCCTTATGTGCTGTTAAACTACACAGGAAACCGCCGAGACGCTTTCACTATCGCTCATGAATTTGGGCATATGATCCACCAAGAATTGTCCAAAAAACAAGGCGTATTGAACATGGATACGCCCCTAACCACCGCAGAAACCGCTTCTGTCTTTTCTGAAATGCTGTTTTTTGAGCATTTAAAAAAGGGTTTAAAATCTGATGAACTCCTTTTCATGCTAGCAGGCAAACTAGAGGATATTTTTTCTACGCTTTTTAGGCAAGTGGTGATGACGAATTTTGAAAGAAGAATCCATGAAATAGATGAAGAATTAGACACCAAAGATTTTGATCAAATCTGGTTTGAAGAAAACCAAAGAATGTTTGAAAAGAGCGTGAAACTCACTAAAAACTACCATTTGTGGTGGAGCTATATCCCCCATTTTATCCATTCGCCTTTTTATTGCTACGCTTATAGTTACGGGCAGCTTTTAACTTTAGCGCTTTATGGGCTTTATAAAAAAAGCGACGCTAAAGAGTTTGTTAAAACTTACACGGAATTTTTGAGTTTAGGAGGGTCAAAAAGCCCTAAAGAATTAGTGTCCATGTTTGGCTTTGACATTGATAGTAAGGAATTTTGGGAAATTGGCATGCAAGAGGTGCGTCATTTGTTAGAAGAATTTGAAAGGTTGCTCGCATGCAAAGAGAATTAA
- a CDS encoding cation:proton antiporter, translating to MENSTLYIVIAGLWLAVGFGIFLKKLDMPVIIGYICTGTVLAAFFKINDFNLLSDIGEFGIVFLMFMIGIEFNFDKLKSIKQEVLVFGLLQVVLCALIAFLLGYFILGLSPIFSLVLGMGLSLSSTAIVLKFFEDSKQLSTPMGKSAVGILIFQDIAAIPMLLILTILGSKDSNVNLLILKTFISAGIILVLLLLPGKKGANLILEQAKDTRLPEIFIGTILVIVCSAAGLSHFFGFSMSLGAFIVGMAISKSRYKINVQEEFAQLKNLFLALFFITIGMQINVNFFMEKFFVVIFLLILVMGFKTAIIYALLRFFRDAKTAIKTALSLAQIGEFSFVIFLNSGSHQLFNLQEKKGILGLLHQKNILNIAQNDIHQLLILMVVFSMLATPFILKYLESIAQFILHQKSQENEPAKK from the coding sequence ATGGAAAACAGCACACTTTATATTGTTATTGCTGGCTTATGGCTTGCTGTAGGCTTTGGAATCTTTTTAAAGAAATTAGACATGCCCGTTATCATTGGCTACATTTGCACAGGAACGGTCTTAGCGGCTTTTTTTAAAATTAATGATTTTAATTTGTTGTCTGATATTGGTGAATTTGGTATCGTCTTTTTAATGTTTATGATAGGCATTGAGTTTAATTTTGACAAGCTCAAATCCATCAAACAAGAAGTGCTGGTTTTTGGGCTTTTACAAGTGGTTTTATGCGCTTTAATCGCTTTTTTATTGGGGTATTTTATTTTGGGTCTTTCACCCATTTTTTCCCTTGTTTTAGGCATGGGGCTTTCGCTCTCTTCAACCGCTATTGTGCTGAAATTCTTTGAAGATTCCAAACAGCTTAGCACGCCTATGGGAAAGAGCGCGGTGGGGATTTTGATTTTCCAAGATATTGCAGCCATTCCCATGCTTTTAATTTTGACGATTCTAGGCAGTAAAGATTCTAATGTTAATTTACTCATTCTTAAAACCTTTATTTCAGCAGGGATTATTTTAGTTCTTTTGTTATTGCCTGGAAAAAAAGGGGCTAATCTCATCTTAGAGCAAGCGAAAGACACGCGCTTGCCTGAAATTTTTATAGGCACGATTTTAGTGATTGTTTGCAGCGCAGCTGGGTTGAGCCATTTTTTTGGGTTTTCTATGTCATTAGGAGCGTTCATTGTGGGCATGGCGATTTCTAAATCGCGCTATAAAATCAATGTCCAAGAAGAATTCGCGCAATTAAAAAACCTCTTTTTAGCCCTTTTTTTCATTACGATAGGGATGCAAATTAATGTGAATTTCTTTATGGAGAAGTTCTTTGTTGTCATCTTTTTACTCATTTTAGTGATGGGTTTTAAGACAGCTATCATTTATGCGCTTTTGCGTTTTTTTAGAGACGCTAAAACTGCCATAAAAACCGCTCTTTCTTTGGCGCAAATCGGGGAGTTTTCTTTTGTTATCTTTTTAAATTCAGGCTCGCACCAGCTCTTTAACTTGCAAGAAAAAAAAGGGATTCTTGGTCTTTTGCACCAAAAAAATATCTTAAATATCGCTCAAAATGACATCCACCAACTCCTTATTCTCATGGTGGTCTTTTCCATGTTAGCAACCCCTTTTATTTTAAAATACCTGGAATCTATCGCTCAATTTATTTTGCACCAAAAGAGCCAAGAAAATGAGCCGGCTAAAAAATAA
- a CDS encoding outer membrane beta-barrel protein — MIKRIACILSLSASLALAGEVNGFFMGAGYQQGRYGPYNSNYSDWRHGNDLYGLNFKLGFVGFANKWFGARVYGFLDWFNTSGTEHTKTNLLTYGGGGDLIVNLIPLDKFALGLIGGVQLAGNTWMFPYDVNQTRFQFLWNLGGRMRIGDRSAFEAGVKFPMVNQGSKDVGLIRYYSWYVDYVFTF, encoded by the coding sequence ATGATTAAAAGAATTGCTTGTATTTTAAGCTTGAGCGCGAGTTTAGCGCTAGCTGGCGAAGTGAATGGGTTTTTCATGGGTGCGGGTTATCAACAAGGTCGTTATGGCCCTTATAACAGCAATTACTCTGATTGGCGCCATGGCAATGATCTTTATGGTTTGAATTTCAAATTAGGTTTTGTAGGCTTTGCCAATAAATGGTTTGGGGCTAGGGTGTATGGCTTTTTAGATTGGTTTAACACTTCAGGGACAGAACACACCAAAACCAATTTGCTCACCTATGGCGGCGGTGGCGATTTGATCGTCAATCTCATTCCTTTGGATAAATTCGCTCTAGGTCTCATTGGTGGCGTTCAATTAGCCGGAAACACTTGGATGTTCCCTTATGATGTCAATCAAACGAGATTCCAGTTCTTGTGGAATTTAGGCGGAAGAATGCGCATTGGGGATCGCAGCGCGTTTGAAGCGGGCGTGAAATTCCCTATGGTTAATCAAGGCAGCAAAGATGTAGGGCTTATCCGCTACTATTCTTGGTATGTGGATTATGTCTTCACTTTCTAA